In the Paraflavitalea devenefica genome, one interval contains:
- the sucD gene encoding succinate--CoA ligase subunit alpha, protein MSILVNKQSKILVQGFTGTEGTFHATQMIEYGTNVVGGVTPNKGGTTHLDRPVFNTVSEAVKATGADVSIIFVPPPFAADAIMEAAEAGIGLVVCITEGIPVQDMVKAKLFLQGTKTRLIGPNCPGVITAGECKVGIMPGFVFKKGNIGIVSKSGTLTYEASDQVAKAGLGVSTAVGIGGDPIIGTTTKEALELFMNDPETAGIVMIGEIGGGMEAEAARWYKEQPNKKPVVGFIAGQTAPPGRRMGHAGAIIGGADDTAEAKMKIMTECGINVVSSPADIGATMAKIIKK, encoded by the coding sequence ATGAGCATATTAGTTAACAAACAATCAAAGATACTGGTGCAAGGCTTTACCGGTACGGAAGGCACTTTTCATGCTACCCAAATGATCGAATATGGTACCAATGTGGTTGGCGGTGTTACGCCCAATAAAGGCGGTACTACCCACCTGGACCGCCCGGTTTTCAATACCGTGTCTGAGGCCGTAAAAGCAACCGGCGCCGATGTATCCATCATCTTCGTACCCCCTCCCTTTGCAGCCGACGCTATTATGGAAGCCGCTGAAGCGGGCATTGGCCTCGTGGTTTGTATTACAGAGGGCATCCCTGTGCAGGATATGGTGAAAGCCAAATTATTCCTCCAGGGTACCAAAACAAGGCTGATAGGCCCCAACTGCCCCGGTGTGATCACTGCCGGAGAATGTAAAGTGGGCATCATGCCCGGATTCGTATTCAAAAAAGGTAATATCGGTATCGTTTCCAAATCCGGTACCCTTACCTACGAAGCCTCTGACCAGGTAGCTAAAGCCGGACTGGGTGTTTCTACCGCTGTAGGCATTGGTGGCGACCCCATCATTGGCACTACTACAAAAGAAGCCCTGGAACTGTTCATGAATGATCCTGAAACAGCCGGTATCGTCATGATCGGAGAGATTGGTGGCGGTATGGAAGCAGAAGCTGCCCGCTGGTATAAAGAACAACCGAATAAAAAACCGGTAGTAGGTTTTATTGCCGGCCAGACAGCGCCTCCCGGACGCCGTATGGGTCACGCAGGCGCCATCATTGGCGGTGCAGATGATACAGCAGAAGCCAAAATGAAGATCATGACAGAATGCGGTATCAACGTGGTATCAAGCCCTGCGGATATCGGTGCTACCATGGCGAAGATTATCAAGAAGTAA
- a CDS encoding alpha-2-macroglobulin family protein, with protein sequence MNTYDAAWKKVDSLMNKKGLTASALTQVNKIYALAQKEKNDPQLIKALLFKMGLQSVKEENALQKNILLLEKEIQAAAEPARSILQSMTAGQYHIYFTQHRWQLYDRTATQNFVKEDLATWGPDDFHTRISTLYLASLKNEKLLQQTRLDTYDPIIFKGNVRYLRPTLFDLLAHRALDYFQSDERNIKKAADAFEIDDPAAFGEAAIFATHPFPVDDSSSLHVKALQLFQRLIRAHLTDAKPDALIDVDIKRLVFAESYAVMDNKQALYRKALEQLIARHGNLPIAAQASYLLAASYAEDARTYDPLKDTANQYAWIKAKALCEKIIQQKDSSEGKANCINLLTEIQRKEIALQAEAVNVPEQPFRVLVTYRNVTQLYMRVVKMDKKTKAQLSSNRWEDEYWIQLTKLPVFKSFTQNLPDTRDHQQHRTEIKAEGLPVGEYAFLISANKEFSLEKNPLAIQSFHVSNLAYINNGQDYYVLNRETGAPVYRAAIQVWYRNYDYSTQKNVDRQGENMVTDKNGHFVLYPSKTRTDREYRLEVTTKDDHLLLDNYVYNYQRAETTPVKALNQTFLFADRSIYRPGQTLYFKGIVINRRDDQNAVVTNFPTTVILYDVNGQVVDSVKVTTNAYGSYSGKFTLPSNVLNGQFSIQDKKTSHSIYFSVEEYKRPKFYTEIAKPAGTYKLNDSITVTGTAKAYAGNNIDGAAVKYRVVRRTIIPLWYYGWGKMIWPPRGGKEVEIAHGTTTTKADGSFTVTFKALPDLSIDKKGQPTFHYEVSADVTDINGETRSGNTSVAVAYQALQLKVNTPGELHTDSLQQIRVSTTNLNDLFEQASVTLTIHKLKTPERIFRNRYWEQPDQFVMTRQEYYAAFPYDVYGNESEVSTWEKLEKVLEVTDTTTASGQFTLRKTSLPVGWYMIEAVTKDKYGEAVRDIQYVQLDNKNRGYNPVVFGNIKPGKPSYEPGEIASYQLTSNLDSVFMVHDIGRKNTKDERKFTIVNRNSPSFEIPITENDRGGLGVQIAFIKHNRAYSDNLTLQVPYTNKELTISYTTYRDKTLPGSAEKWKVKISGYKGDQVAAEVLTSMYDASLDQFQPHSWSKPDLWNNFFFNSMWTMHHGFQAVRSEEKPRNDEESAHFPKDYDQLYIASRPIHNEDGSLRDLSFVTSDNNWDVQRYLRVPDLKSDPDGSKGIMRDQVVVTGEMTAGLVAAPAARQAKEGSYAFSANKMALKEKQEEAAVQEAPPAVQPRKNFNETAFFFPDLHTDAAGNVELSFTMPEALTQWKWQLLAHTKELAFGAGEKSIITQKELMVQPNAPRFMREGDRMDFSGKIVNLSNKELTGQVELQLIDPATNQSVDGWFRNVFPNQFFTVAAGQSIPVSFSLEIPYQYNKPVTYRIVAATKAGANEQVLSDGEENMLPVVSNRMLVTESLPLPVRGSGTKTFTFDKLLKSGESETLNQHAVTVEFTSNPAWYAVQALPYLMEYPYECAEQVFNRYYANTLATSIANASPRIKAIFERWKTADTAALLSNLQKNEELKSVLLQETPWVLQAKSEAQQKKNIALLFDMVRMAKEQQSALGQLQDMQSPNGGFVWFEGGPDDRYITQYIVTGIAHLKKLKAAKEETKITAILNGAIPYLDKALKKDYDDLLKNNKQKEPVDGLSSIQIQYLYMRSFFPATPIPATVTKAYNYFRKQAQQHWLKQSRYMQGLIALALHRTGDGKTPKDIVASLKENALTSEEMGMYWKDMTGGYYWYQSPIESQALLIETFTEVTKDAKAVAGMKAWLLKQKQTQHWKTTKATADACYALLLQGTDWLTATPEVQISLGNYTINSTSEAQEAGTSYLKKVIDGKDVKPEMGNIKVSVSSTAPAAGESVAWGAVYWQYFENLDKITTASTPLKLSKKLFVEKNTARGPVLTPVNEGDALNVGDKVKVRIELRVDRNMEYVHMKDTRAACMEPVNVLSNYKWQGGLGYYESTKDASTNFFFGYLPKGTWVFEYPLFVTHTGTFSNGVTSIQCMYAPEFTSHSEGIKVNVEAK encoded by the coding sequence ATGAATACCTATGACGCAGCATGGAAGAAGGTTGACAGCCTGATGAATAAAAAAGGGTTGACAGCTTCTGCCCTTACCCAGGTGAATAAGATCTACGCACTGGCGCAGAAAGAGAAAAATGATCCGCAGTTGATAAAAGCCCTGCTGTTCAAGATGGGCCTGCAATCGGTAAAAGAAGAGAATGCCCTGCAGAAAAATATACTACTGCTTGAAAAGGAAATACAGGCCGCCGCTGAACCTGCCCGCTCCATATTGCAAAGTATGACAGCAGGACAGTATCACATTTATTTTACACAGCACCGCTGGCAATTATATGACCGAACTGCTACCCAAAATTTTGTTAAAGAGGACCTGGCGACCTGGGGACCGGATGACTTTCATACCAGGATCAGTACGCTTTACCTGGCCTCCTTAAAAAATGAAAAGCTGTTGCAGCAAACCAGGCTGGATACTTATGATCCCATCATATTTAAAGGCAATGTACGTTACCTGCGCCCTACCCTGTTTGACCTGCTGGCGCACCGGGCGCTGGACTACTTTCAATCAGATGAACGCAATATCAAAAAAGCGGCAGATGCTTTTGAGATCGATGATCCTGCCGCTTTTGGGGAGGCCGCCATTTTTGCCACCCACCCATTCCCGGTTGACGACAGCAGCTCCTTACACGTAAAAGCATTGCAGTTGTTCCAGCGCCTGATCCGGGCGCACCTGACCGATGCGAAACCGGATGCCCTGATAGATGTAGATATTAAACGCCTTGTTTTTGCAGAGAGCTATGCTGTTATGGACAATAAGCAGGCCCTGTACCGGAAAGCCCTTGAACAACTTATTGCCCGCCATGGCAACTTACCCATTGCGGCACAAGCCTCCTACCTGCTGGCAGCTTCCTATGCAGAAGATGCACGGACCTACGATCCGCTAAAGGATACCGCAAACCAGTATGCCTGGATAAAAGCCAAAGCCCTTTGTGAGAAGATAATACAACAAAAAGATTCCAGTGAAGGGAAAGCCAATTGCATCAACCTGCTGACAGAGATACAACGTAAAGAGATCGCCCTGCAGGCAGAAGCAGTCAATGTGCCGGAACAACCCTTCAGGGTATTGGTCACTTACCGCAATGTAACCCAGTTGTATATGCGGGTGGTGAAGATGGACAAAAAAACAAAGGCTCAACTGAGCAGTAACCGGTGGGAAGATGAGTACTGGATTCAGTTGACAAAATTGCCCGTGTTTAAATCCTTCACACAAAACCTGCCGGATACCAGGGACCACCAGCAGCACCGCACCGAGATCAAAGCCGAAGGATTACCTGTAGGTGAATACGCCTTCCTCATCAGTGCGAATAAAGAATTCAGCCTGGAGAAAAATCCGCTGGCCATACAATCATTCCATGTATCCAACCTGGCCTATATTAACAATGGGCAGGATTATTATGTGCTGAACCGTGAAACAGGCGCGCCGGTATACCGGGCTGCCATACAGGTATGGTACCGCAATTATGATTATAGTACACAAAAGAATGTAGACCGACAGGGAGAGAATATGGTAACAGACAAAAATGGCCACTTTGTGCTGTATCCTTCCAAAACGCGTACCGATCGTGAATACCGCCTTGAGGTAACCACCAAAGACGACCATTTATTGCTGGACAATTACGTGTATAATTATCAACGCGCAGAAACAACACCGGTAAAGGCCCTGAACCAGACCTTTCTTTTTGCCGACCGCAGCATTTACCGCCCAGGGCAAACCCTGTATTTCAAAGGTATTGTGATCAACCGCCGGGATGACCAAAATGCCGTGGTAACCAATTTCCCTACCACCGTTATCCTCTATGATGTAAACGGACAAGTAGTAGATTCCGTAAAAGTAACGACCAATGCTTACGGCTCCTATTCCGGTAAGTTTACTTTACCGTCTAATGTATTGAATGGTCAATTCTCTATACAGGATAAAAAGACCAGTCATTCCATTTATTTCTCCGTAGAAGAATACAAACGTCCTAAGTTTTATACAGAGATCGCCAAACCTGCCGGCACGTACAAGCTGAATGACAGCATTACGGTGACCGGCACCGCCAAAGCCTATGCCGGCAATAATATTGACGGCGCTGCCGTAAAATACCGGGTAGTGCGCAGAACCATTATACCCTTATGGTATTATGGCTGGGGCAAAATGATATGGCCTCCGCGGGGCGGGAAGGAAGTGGAGATTGCCCACGGCACCACCACTACGAAAGCCGATGGCAGCTTTACCGTTACCTTCAAGGCATTGCCCGATCTGAGCATTGATAAAAAAGGCCAGCCGACCTTCCACTACGAGGTAAGCGCCGATGTGACAGACATTAACGGCGAAACGAGGAGCGGCAACACATCCGTAGCCGTGGCTTACCAGGCGCTACAATTGAAAGTAAATACGCCAGGCGAGCTGCATACGGATAGTCTTCAACAAATTAGAGTATCCACCACCAACCTGAATGACCTGTTTGAGCAGGCTTCCGTAACGCTCACTATACACAAGCTGAAAACGCCGGAACGCATTTTCCGTAACCGCTACTGGGAGCAGCCAGACCAGTTTGTGATGACCCGGCAGGAATATTATGCAGCATTCCCGTATGATGTATATGGGAATGAAAGTGAAGTAAGTACCTGGGAAAAGCTGGAAAAAGTACTGGAAGTGACAGACACCACTACTGCCAGCGGACAATTTACCCTGCGTAAAACTTCCCTGCCGGTTGGGTGGTATATGATAGAAGCAGTTACCAAAGACAAATATGGTGAAGCCGTAAGGGATATACAATACGTTCAACTGGATAATAAAAACCGCGGCTATAATCCAGTGGTATTTGGCAACATTAAACCGGGCAAGCCCTCGTATGAGCCTGGCGAAATTGCCAGCTACCAGCTTACCAGCAACCTGGACAGTGTGTTTATGGTCCATGATATTGGCCGGAAGAATACCAAAGACGAAAGAAAGTTCACGATCGTGAACAGGAACAGTCCTTCCTTTGAAATACCCATCACAGAAAATGACCGCGGAGGACTGGGTGTACAGATCGCTTTTATAAAGCATAACCGGGCGTACAGCGATAACCTGACGCTGCAGGTGCCTTATACCAATAAGGAACTGACGATCTCCTATACTACCTACCGCGATAAGACCCTGCCAGGCAGTGCAGAGAAATGGAAGGTAAAGATCAGTGGCTATAAGGGCGACCAGGTGGCAGCCGAAGTGCTGACCTCTATGTATGATGCTTCCCTGGACCAGTTCCAACCGCATAGCTGGTCAAAACCTGATCTATGGAATAACTTTTTCTTCAATAGCATGTGGACCATGCACCACGGTTTCCAGGCCGTCAGATCAGAAGAAAAGCCAAGGAACGATGAAGAGTCAGCACACTTTCCCAAAGATTATGATCAGTTGTATATAGCCTCCAGGCCGATACATAATGAAGATGGCTCTCTCCGGGACCTGAGTTTTGTAACCAGCGACAATAATTGGGATGTTCAAAGGTATCTACGAGTACCTGACCTAAAATCAGATCCTGACGGCTCAAAAGGGATTATGAGAGATCAGGTTGTTGTTACGGGAGAGATGACAGCCGGACTGGTTGCTGCGCCTGCGGCCAGGCAAGCAAAAGAAGGGTCATACGCTTTCAGTGCTAATAAAATGGCGTTGAAAGAAAAGCAGGAAGAAGCTGCTGTACAGGAGGCGCCTCCTGCCGTTCAGCCACGCAAGAACTTCAATGAAACCGCCTTCTTCTTCCCCGACCTCCATACAGATGCGGCCGGTAATGTTGAATTGTCTTTCACCATGCCCGAAGCGCTTACCCAATGGAAATGGCAGCTACTGGCCCATACCAAAGAGTTGGCTTTTGGCGCCGGGGAAAAAAGCATTATCACCCAAAAAGAACTGATGGTGCAACCCAATGCACCCCGCTTTATGCGGGAGGGCGACCGGATGGACTTCAGCGGCAAGATCGTAAACCTGAGCAATAAGGAACTGACCGGCCAGGTAGAATTGCAACTGATTGACCCTGCTACCAACCAATCGGTGGATGGCTGGTTTCGGAATGTATTCCCCAACCAGTTCTTTACCGTAGCAGCCGGCCAAAGCATCCCGGTAAGCTTTTCGCTGGAGATCCCTTACCAGTACAATAAACCGGTTACTTACCGCATTGTTGCCGCTACCAAAGCCGGCGCCAATGAGCAGGTACTTAGCGATGGTGAAGAAAATATGCTGCCGGTGGTAAGCAACCGCATGCTGGTAACAGAAAGCCTGCCTTTACCAGTACGGGGAAGCGGTACTAAAACTTTCACGTTCGACAAACTGCTGAAGAGCGGGGAGAGTGAAACGCTGAACCAACATGCAGTAACTGTAGAGTTCACCAGCAACCCGGCCTGGTATGCCGTACAGGCCCTGCCCTACCTGATGGAATACCCCTATGAGTGTGCAGAACAGGTATTCAATCGCTATTATGCCAATACACTGGCCACTTCCATTGCCAATGCATCTCCCCGTATCAAAGCCATTTTTGAACGGTGGAAAACCGCCGATACCGCCGCCCTGCTCAGCAACCTGCAGAAGAATGAAGAACTGAAATCAGTATTGCTGCAGGAAACGCCCTGGGTATTACAGGCGAAATCAGAAGCACAACAAAAGAAAAATATTGCCTTGCTGTTTGATATGGTGCGGATGGCCAAAGAACAGCAATCCGCCCTGGGCCAGTTGCAGGATATGCAAAGCCCCAATGGAGGTTTTGTATGGTTTGAAGGCGGCCCCGACGACCGGTATATCACCCAGTATATTGTTACCGGTATAGCTCACCTGAAAAAGCTGAAGGCCGCCAAAGAAGAGACAAAGATCACCGCCATATTAAACGGCGCCATCCCCTACCTGGATAAGGCGCTGAAAAAAGATTATGATGATTTATTAAAGAACAATAAACAGAAAGAACCGGTTGACGGGCTCAGCAGTATACAGATCCAATACCTGTACATGCGCAGCTTCTTCCCGGCAACGCCTATACCGGCCACTGTGACCAAAGCCTACAATTATTTCCGTAAACAGGCGCAACAGCATTGGTTAAAACAAAGCAGGTATATGCAAGGCCTGATCGCTTTGGCCCTGCACCGCACGGGAGACGGTAAAACGCCCAAAGACATTGTAGCCTCCCTGAAAGAAAACGCCCTCACCAGCGAAGAGATGGGCATGTACTGGAAGGACATGACCGGTGGCTATTACTGGTACCAAAGCCCCATTGAAAGCCAGGCATTACTGATAGAAACCTTTACTGAGGTAACCAAAGATGCCAAGGCCGTAGCCGGTATGAAAGCCTGGCTGCTGAAGCAAAAGCAAACGCAACACTGGAAAACAACGAAGGCTACCGCCGATGCCTGCTATGCATTGCTGCTGCAAGGCACCGACTGGTTGACCGCCACACCGGAAGTGCAGATCAGTTTGGGCAATTATACCATCAACAGCACCAGTGAAGCACAGGAAGCCGGCACCAGCTATCTTAAAAAGGTAATTGATGGTAAGGATGTAAAACCCGAGATGGGTAATATTAAAGTATCCGTTTCCTCCACAGCTCCTGCCGCCGGTGAATCAGTAGCCTGGGGCGCTGTGTATTGGCAATATTTTGAGAACCTGGACAAGATCACTACGGCCTCCACACCATTGAAGCTGAGCAAGAAACTATTTGTAGAAAAAAATACAGCCCGTGGTCCTGTATTAACGCCGGTGAATGAGGGCGATGCCCTGAATGTAGGCGATAAAGTAAAAGTGCGTATTGAACTGCGCGTGGACCGCAATATGGAATATGTACACATGAAAGATACGCGGGCGGCCTGCATGGAACCGGTGAATGTATTAAGCAACTACAAATGGCAGGGTGGCCTGGGTTATTATGAAAGCACCAAAGATGCCAGCACCAACTTCTTCTTTGGTTACCTGCCCAAGGGCACCTGGGTATTTGAATACCCGCTGTTTGTAACCCATACCGGCACCTTCAGCAATGGTGTTACCAGCATTCAGTGTATGTATGCACCTGAATTTACCAGTCATTCAGAAGGTATTAAAGTGAATGTAGAAGCGAAATAA
- a CDS encoding MlaE family ABC transporter permease yields MTLFTEFGRYLLMIKGMFSKPENGKMYWKEFMHQCGEIGIGSLGIVALISFFIGAVSTLQTAYQLVSPIIPKSTIAQIVRDTIILEFAPTLVCIVLAGVIGSKIASELGNMRVSEQIDALEIMGINTKTYLILPKILAALLTIPMLIIIAGGLGIWGGRLAGTLSGILSPEEFDTGLLSAFVPYNVFFALIKAYTFAFIISSISAFYGYYVNGGALEIGRSSTKSVVVSCIAILFADYILSQLLLSS; encoded by the coding sequence ATGACATTATTTACCGAATTTGGCCGTTACCTGCTGATGATTAAGGGCATGTTCTCCAAACCGGAGAACGGCAAGATGTATTGGAAGGAATTCATGCACCAATGCGGGGAAATAGGTATTGGCTCACTGGGCATCGTTGCCCTGATCTCTTTCTTTATAGGGGCCGTATCTACCCTGCAAACCGCTTACCAGTTGGTAAGTCCCATCATTCCCAAAAGCACTATTGCACAGATCGTGCGCGACACGATCATCCTGGAGTTTGCGCCTACACTGGTATGTATTGTACTGGCCGGTGTGATCGGCAGTAAAATTGCCAGTGAATTGGGAAATATGCGGGTAAGCGAACAGATAGACGCCCTGGAGATCATGGGCATCAATACCAAGACCTACCTGATATTGCCCAAGATACTGGCCGCCTTACTGACCATACCCATGCTGATCATTATTGCAGGTGGATTGGGCATCTGGGGCGGACGGCTGGCAGGCACCCTGTCGGGCATTCTTTCACCCGAGGAATTCGATACCGGGTTATTAAGTGCCTTTGTGCCTTACAACGTATTCTTTGCCTTGATAAAGGCCTACACGTTTGCGTTTATCATTTCCAGCATATCCGCTTTTTATGGTTATTACGTAAACGGTGGCGCCCTGGAGATTGGCAGGTCCAGTACCAAATCGGTAGTAGTGAGTTGTATCGCTATATTATTTGCTGATTATATTTTGTCGCAATTGTTGTTAAGTTCTTAG
- a CDS encoding NAD(P)/FAD-dependent oxidoreductase — translation MHKDFLLVGQGICGTFLSWYLQQAGYSCIVIDHPQSNTASKVAAGIINPVTGRRIVKTWLIDTVMPFAHEAYAALSAALNITALEEKSIVDFFATPQMKIAFEKRYGEDTQYLSLPADIYHWHSLFQYDFGYGEINPCYLIRLQDILPAYRTRLQQQALLREELFEVAHLQVAPDGIRYKDITASRIIFCDGIASAQNPYFKNLPFAPNKGEAVWVEINDLPTTHIFKKGFNLVPWKDNIFWLGSTYLWEFDNDLPTPGFRQFAHNWLLQTVKLPFTIIDHKAAVRPATLERRPFVGFHPQHPAVGIFNGMGTKGCSLAPYFAHQWVQSLQGKVALLPEADVKRFQKVLAR, via the coding sequence ATGCACAAAGATTTTCTGCTCGTAGGTCAGGGTATCTGCGGAACTTTTTTAAGCTGGTATCTTCAACAGGCCGGTTATTCCTGTATCGTTATAGATCATCCCCAGTCCAACACCGCTTCCAAAGTAGCTGCCGGCATCATCAACCCTGTTACGGGCAGGCGCATTGTCAAAACCTGGCTTATTGATACCGTAATGCCTTTTGCCCATGAAGCCTATGCCGCATTGAGTGCTGCCCTGAACATCACGGCTCTTGAAGAGAAAAGCATCGTAGACTTTTTTGCTACCCCACAAATGAAGATCGCTTTTGAAAAGCGCTATGGAGAGGATACGCAATATTTATCACTGCCGGCAGACATCTACCACTGGCATAGTTTATTCCAGTATGATTTTGGTTATGGCGAGATCAATCCCTGTTACCTCATCAGGTTGCAGGATATTTTACCAGCTTACCGTACCCGGCTCCAGCAACAGGCCTTGTTAAGGGAAGAGCTGTTTGAAGTAGCCCATTTACAGGTAGCGCCGGATGGCATCAGGTATAAAGACATTACTGCTTCCCGCATTATTTTCTGTGATGGCATTGCTTCCGCACAAAATCCTTATTTCAAAAACCTGCCCTTTGCTCCCAATAAAGGCGAAGCAGTGTGGGTAGAGATCAATGACCTGCCCACCACCCATATTTTTAAGAAGGGATTTAACCTGGTGCCCTGGAAAGACAATATTTTCTGGCTGGGTTCTACTTACCTATGGGAGTTTGATAATGACCTGCCCACCCCCGGCTTCCGGCAATTTGCCCATAACTGGCTGTTACAAACAGTCAAACTCCCCTTTACGATCATTGACCATAAGGCAGCAGTACGCCCTGCCACGCTTGAGCGCCGCCCCTTTGTTGGCTTCCACCCCCAGCACCCGGCGGTAGGCATTTTCAATGGCATGGGTACCAAGGGCTGTTCACTGGCCCCGTATTTTGCCCACCAG
- a CDS encoding ABC transporter ATP-binding protein, protein MIEVKDIRKGFDEKQVLRGVSAKMESGKCNLIIGASGSGKTVLMKCLVGLFEPDEGEILYNGINFLTMDDEQRTDIRKQIGMLFQGSALFDSLTVEQNIMFPLDMFTNDNFSTKLKRVNEVLERVKLKDVNKKFPAELSGGMKKRVGIARAIVLNPKYLFCDEPNSGLDPQTSLVIDKLIKEITMEYDITTIVNTHDMNSVMEVGDHIIYMHQGQKEWEGNNKEIIFSKNELLNEFIFASEFLKDAKDMRMLEQTGKIDNDRNMEDLMK, encoded by the coding sequence ATGATTGAAGTAAAAGATATCAGGAAGGGTTTCGACGAAAAGCAAGTGCTCAGGGGCGTGAGCGCGAAAATGGAATCGGGCAAATGTAACCTGATCATTGGCGCGAGCGGCAGCGGCAAAACGGTACTCATGAAATGCCTGGTAGGCCTTTTTGAACCCGATGAGGGAGAGATCCTGTACAACGGGATCAATTTCCTTACCATGGACGATGAGCAGCGAACAGATATCCGTAAGCAGATCGGGATGCTGTTCCAGGGCTCTGCTTTATTCGACAGCTTAACAGTTGAGCAGAATATTATGTTCCCGCTGGACATGTTCACCAACGACAATTTCAGTACCAAGCTGAAGCGGGTGAATGAGGTGCTGGAACGTGTGAAGCTGAAAGATGTAAATAAAAAATTCCCTGCCGAGCTGAGTGGCGGTATGAAGAAACGGGTAGGCATTGCCCGCGCCATTGTACTCAATCCAAAATACCTCTTTTGCGATGAGCCCAACTCCGGCCTCGATCCGCAAACCTCCCTCGTTATTGATAAGCTGATCAAAGAGATCACGATGGAATATGATATTACCACCATCGTGAATACGCATGATATGAACAGCGTAATGGAAGTTGGCGATCATATCATTTACATGCACCAGGGTCAGAAGGAATGGGAAGGCAATAACAAGGAGATCATCTTTAGTAAGAATGAACTGCTGAATGAATTCATCTTCGCTTCTGAGTTCTTAAAAGACGCCAAAGACATGCGCATGCTGGAGCAAACCGGCAAGATCGACAATGACAGGAATATGGAAGACCTGATGAAGTAA
- a CDS encoding DUF4476 domain-containing protein, translating into MKPIFTLVLLVITYTTFAGPNDGKLSITNLSNDRIIVEVDGKKYNNRVNNNENIVLISALSTGYHTLKVYTATRRGVSRNEMVKQTLIFQKSVNVKAKYHVDIVINRFGKVWLDELSMSDRKYEDSDGYSWYDRNNNDRDDDRYRDRDRDRDRNNDRDDRYNDDRYTNKAMNEQSFAALKETLTKERFDNSRLVIAKQVIDQNYFTTDQVKQLAQMYSFDNYKLDLVKYAYKNTVNKPDYFTLYDIFSFSSSKEDLANYIRQYK; encoded by the coding sequence ATGAAACCCATTTTTACCCTTGTTTTACTGGTCATTACCTATACCACTTTTGCTGGTCCCAATGATGGAAAGCTGAGCATCACCAACCTGAGCAATGATCGTATCATTGTGGAGGTGGATGGCAAAAAATACAATAACCGGGTTAACAACAATGAGAACATTGTATTGATATCGGCCTTGTCTACCGGCTATCATACATTGAAAGTATATACGGCTACCCGCCGGGGTGTGAGCCGTAATGAAATGGTGAAGCAAACCCTGATCTTTCAGAAAAGCGTGAACGTAAAAGCAAAATACCATGTTGACATTGTGATCAACCGTTTTGGTAAAGTGTGGCTCGATGAGCTGTCTATGAGTGATCGAAAATATGAAGACAGCGATGGTTATAGCTGGTACGATCGTAATAACAACGACCGGGATGATGATCGCTATAGGGATAGAGATAGGGACAGGGACCGCAATAATGACCGTGATGACCGCTACAATGATGACCGGTATACCAACAAGGCCATGAATGAGCAGTCTTTTGCAGCCCTGAAAGAAACCCTTACCAAAGAGCGTTTTGATAATTCAAGGCTGGTAATAGCCAAGCAGGTCATTGATCAGAACTATTTCACCACCGACCAGGTGAAGCAACTGGCCCAGATGTATTCTTTTGACAATTATAAGCTCGACCTGGTGAAGTATGCTTATAAGAATACCGTGAACAAACCGGATTATTTCACCCTGTATGATATCTTCTCATTCAGCAGCAGTAAAGAAGACCTTGCCAATTATATCAGGCAATACAAATAA